The genome window CTGAAACCCTTGGGACAtaaaaagataattgaaaatGAGCTGGAAGGCTTTGGCATTCGTTTGAACAGCAAACCCCCCAACATTGGCTTTAAGAAGAAGGATAAAGGAGGCATTAATCTCACGGCCACTGTAAGTGGAGGGGATATGGGCCAGGCTTCTGAAGGTACTGGGGTAGAGAATAGATCGAGGTATAGGGATGTTGAACTTTGGAAATCACCTGGCTTCTGCCAGCACTAACTGAGGTAACGAAATGACCTTGTAGTGACTGACAGATAGGAAAAGAATTAATCTCAGccttaatttcatttcttcttttgggtTATTTGATGTGGTATGGGACCAGCCTTCATGAAGTAGATGGCTGCTAAtatcttgtgttttcatttatttaacataacACAGATTTATAGAGTGCCTATCATGTGCCAAGCATTCTTTTAGGCTCTTGTTTGGTAAGGGAGTAGGTTAGAAGAGAGAGCAAAATAGACAAAAGTCTCTGTCCATACATTCTATGTGGAAAAGTAGTGAACAAAACTAATGAGTTAATACAATATATTAGATGATAAATCTAAGGACAAAAACAGGGAAAAGAGTGTTGGTGGGAGAGTTGATTAGAGAAGTCTTCACTGAGGTGACATGAGGGAGTGAACAAAAGGACTGTCTtggggaagaacattccatgTAGAGGAAACATCCAAGTGTAAAGCCCTGAGAGGTACAGCATGCTTTTGCATGTTTGGGGAATAGCATAGTGAGCAAGTAGGAGAGTGGTAAGAGATGAAGTCATAGCATAGGACCATACATGCTTTTACTTTGCAAAAAATGGATAACTCTTGGTTGGGTTCCAATTTATGGAGTGAGCAGAATTTGATTTAGGTTTTGGTGGAATCAGTCTAGTTTGTTGAGATGAGAAAAGATTGAATTGggttaagaacagaagaaaccaAAGCAGAGAAGCCATTTAagaggttattaaaaaaaaaaaaaagggggggggttatTTCAGCAATCCAGTCAAGAAGTGATAGTTTTCAGAGCAGAGTTGTAACAATGGGGGAGATAAATGGTTGATTTATCAAAAGATTTTGAGAGTAGCTGGGTAGGAATTACTTGTGGATTGGATATGAGTTGTGAGAGAGATgactataagtttttttttcctgagctagAAAAATAGACTCCCATTACTAAAATGGTAAGACTTTGAGTAGGATGGGgttggagaggaggggaagattAGGATGTTCAGTTTGAGATGCTAGTCAGACACCCAGTAGGTATATGAGGAATTATCTAGGCTTGGAGAGGTATACATTTGGTGTTTAGTAACTCTGGAGCCATGAGCTTATCTGAGATAACTAGGAAATGAGTATAAATAGAAAGTAGGTTCAAGGATTTCGCTTTATGTTCCCTTCAGTGATTAGAGGTTGGGAGATGGGAAGAATCAGCAAATAAGACTTTttagacaaagaagaaagaaaatcaggaaaaccAGTTTCTTTACTTAGTTTCCAAGATTGGAGGAGTGATCAACTCTGTCCAGTGCTGCTTGCTTCTAAGTCATATAATTGAAGATTGAGAATTTCCTGTAACATTTAACATTCTAGAAATCCAGATGATATGACTAGCACAGAGTTAAACTGTCCTGCTGAGGAGATCTTTCTCATTATCCTTTCATAATGTTTAAATTTGAAcatttaatgtttaatatttctgtatttatttgctaAGGCTGCCATAGTAAAGTACtgtagattgggtggcttaaacaatagatactttttttttttaaagattttattattcatgagagacagagagagagagagagagagaggcagagacacaggcagagggagaagcaggctccgtgcagggatcctgatgaaggacttgatctcggaactccaggatcatgccccgcgctgaaggcaggcgctaaactgctgagccatccagggatcccctacttattttattttaattctggagGCACTAGATGTCTGAGATCAAGATATGAGCAGGATTGGTTTCTTTGAGTTCTCTACTTGGTTTGTAGATAGCTATCATCTTCCTGTGCCTTCACATGGTTTTCCCCTCTGTGGGTCTATATCCTAGTCTCCCTTTCTTGTATGGACATTAGTGCCACTTGAATTAGGGCTTATCCATATGACTGATTTCATTTTAACGTAGTTACTTCTTTAAAGACTCTATCTTTAACCCTCACAGTTACATTCTGAGATACCTGGGATTTAGGAggtcagcatatgaatttgggtaGGAGTGATTCAGTCCCTAGCATCTTCATTCGAGTTTGGAAAGATTAATAGTTTTGAAGTATTTTCTAATAAAAGTCAATTACTCTCATCCAGAATAACAGActttagaaatgaatttttatatcttAGGATTATCCAGGTATAATGATAAATACTCCTGGGAGATTTTTTTGCTCTGTGACCAGTTACTGTCTTCTCTGCACATTCAGTGCCCTCAGAGTGAGCTGGATGCTGAGACTGTGAAGAGCATTCTGGCTGAATACAAAATTCACAATGCTGATGTGACGCTGCGTAGTGATGCCACAGCAGACGACCTCATCGATGTGGTGGAAGGAAACAGGTACTGACCAAGTGTATGATCTGGTgtctgaatttgaatttgaagcCTTATAGTGGAAACAACATTGGATTATGAATCTGTAAGACATTGATTCTAACTCTAGGTCTGCTACTATCTCATAATAGTGGGCCTTGGTTTTGTTAGCTGTAAATTGGAGGGTTGGTTTTAATTTCTGGCATCcttctttgctctgaaatttgATTACGATGGTcgaattcctcttttcttttcttttcttttcttttcttttcttttcttttcttttttttcctttcctttttcctttttccttttcctttttccttttccttttcctttttcctttttcctttttcttttcctttcctttcctttcctttcctttcctttcctttcctttcctttcctttcctttcctttccttccctttccccttccctttccccttccctttccccttccctttccccttccctttccccttcccctttccccttccctttccttccctttcctttttccttccctttcgtTTCatctattcatgggagacacagagaaggagaagcaggctccaggcagggagccccatgtgggacttgatcccaggactccaggatcacaccctgggccaaaggcagacgcccaaccactgagccacccaggcatccctaaattccccatttctttttttttttttttaaagattttatttatttattcatagagacacagagagagagagaggcagagatacaggcagagggagaagcaggctccacgcggagagcccgacgtgggactcgatctagggtctccaggatcacgccctgggctgcaggtggcgctaaaccgctgcgccaccggggctacccaaaTTCCCCATTTCTATTACTTTTTGTGAATTAGTCTGTCCCCTACCTAAGCTGTGTCATAAGATGGTGAAGAGAGTAGTTCTCAATCTGCTCTCCCAGAATCCATCTGAGAAATTCTATAGGGTACCTATAGAATTCAGAGCATGCTTGGCTGTATATGTTCTAAGGGTAACCTAAAGATATAAACCTAAAGATAGCCAAAGGCAGCTAAAGTACCATGAAAAACTAgtattagtattttaaattaaataataatttaagccACTATTAAAGTTTTTCCTGGCATTTgagcataatatttttttttaaaagcttatttattgggatccctgggtggcgcagcggtttggcgcctgcctttggcccagggcgcgatcctggggacctgggatcgaatcccacgtcgggctcccggtgcatggagcctgcttctccctctgcctgtgtctctgcctctctctctctctgtgagactatcataaataaataaaaatttataaaaaaaaaaaaaaaaaagcttatttatttatttatgagacacacagactgagagagagaggcagagacataggcagagggagaagcagcctcctggcagggagtctgatgtgggactccatcctggatcctgggatcacgacctgagctgaaggcaggcgcccaaccgctgagccacccaggtgtcccatgagcatattttttaattgctttcctGTTTATTGGATGCATTTATTCGATTctcatttgaaaacaaaagccaATTCTTTGAGTTAGGCATTGTATAAGTGAGGCAATTGAAGCCTGAAAAGTTGTGACTTGCTATAAATTAATAGTAACCTCAGCTGCCGTATTGATATGGACATTAGGATTGTGACATTGTTAgatgttacattttttattttaaaaattgaatatattattaaaaatacatttacaattcaTAAAACAACTTTGTGGGAAATTGACTCTGAGACTTGCCCAAGGGATTTAGATCTAGGAAGTAACAGAGCTGGGAGTAGGTTTTTGTGTGATTCCAAAACTTGTGTTCTTATGATGCATCTCAGTAATTACCTGCATGGTTCAGACAGGGTTTGAGTTTTGTTACATCTCAACTCATAGTTCACTTTTTGGACATTGTACTTTATTTTGGTAGGAAGCCTTTTGGGGGCAGGGTTGAGGGGTTGATCTGCTTTTTATGATGCTTTTTATGAGTCTCTGATTTGGCGTTCTGGGCTTGGAGATGCTCATAATCGCActgacagtcttttcaacagcTCCAGACTAATgtcctatttttcttctatttctgtagaGTTTATATCCCTTGTATCTATGTGTTGAATAAGATTGATCAGATCTCCATTGAGGAATTGGATATCATCTATAAGGTGCCTCACTGTGTACCCATTTCTGCCCATCACCGCTGGAATTTTGATGACCTATTGGAAAAGATCTGGGACTATCTGAAACTAGTGAGGATGTAAGTCTTCGTGGAAAGGTCATATGGTTGTAGGAATTAAAACAAAGTGTCCTAAAATGATACTATCTGGAGCTCATTAACACAGTTTGTCTCATTTtggagatataaataaataaatatctgctaGGCCATATTGAGGGCCTTCTTCCTTAATTGGAGGTTATCTGTGTCTGATCTTCTCAGGGGTGATGGAGGGTTGATTTGCATTCAGTACATTAAGCATTCCAAGAAGTAGGAAACCTCTGCTCCCTCTTTGTTCTAGTTACACCAAACCCAAAGGCCAGTTGCCTGATTATACATCTCCAGTGGTGCTGCCTTATTCCAGGACTACAGTGGAGGATTTCTGCATGAAGATTCATAAAAATCTTATCAAAGAATTTTATCATGGGCATGTAGTGCCTTCTCTTCCCTGTGGGCTACTGATTCCACAAACTAGCAATTCTTAGGGTAGCATTAAGAAAATGGCATCAGGGGGTTGCTAAAATGCTTGCCTGGCTAGAATTCTGCAGTGTcttcctatttattcattcattcatttgagacatgggcagagggaaaagcaggctccctttggggagactcaatccccggcctccaggatcatgactaagccaaaggcaggtgctcaaccctgagccactcaagtgcctctTCAGTCCTAAAACCATGCTAAATTGGAGCAAGAAGAGCTTTAGAAGCCTTGTCAGGTCAGGATGGCTGACAGTACACGGCTctgattttctcttgttaattaGTTTCCCTCTTGGCAAACATAAACGTCAATTCTTCTTGCCAGCATCATACTGGCCTCCTGTGGGTGCTGAGACCCCCTGTGGACCTTAAGCATGGGTAAATGCCCCTAAATCTCCTACATATACTTTCATTGCTGTTACAGGCTGAAAGAAATTTATAACATCTTATTTTGAGCTAATTGagctaattttatttcattttttatttttattttttatttttatttaaagcttttatttattcatgagagacagagagagagagaggtagagacacagcagagggagaagcaggctccatgcagggagccccacgtgggactctatcccaggtctctaggatcacgccccggactgcaggcagcgccaaaccactgtgccaccggggctgccctatttcattttttaaagatttatttgagagagaagtgtGCTTGTACACACATgggtagggagagggacagagaatctcaagcggattCCTTaccgagcacagagcctgacagagggtttgatctcatgaccttgagaccatgacctgaaccaaaagcaagagtcagattcccaaccaactgagctactttAGGCACCCCTGAGCTaagtttagatttacagaaaagttgaaaaaatagtGCAAAGAATTTCTTTATATCCCTCACCACTCTTCTAACATTATCAGCTCACataactatagtaatcaagaacAATTTTTtgcccatcaattgatgaatggatggagaagatgatgtgtatatacatacaatagaatatcagccatgaaagagaataaaatcttgtcatttgcaatgacatggatggagctagagagtattatgctaagtgaagtaagtcagaaaaaaaaccatatgatttcacttatatgtggaatttaagaaacaaatgagcacaaggggaaaaaggagaaaacaagaaatagactcttaattatggagaaggaactgatggttgccagaggggagatagTTGGGATGGGTgggataggtgatggggattaaggagtgcccttgtgatgagcactgggtgaagcatgttgaatcactgtattgtacgcTGGAACTAATACAACACTGAAGTAACTGGAattaagataaaaacttaaaaaaaaaaatacttgtttctGATCCTGAGAATACCGAGAGTGAAGACCTTTATTAAACTTCACATTCCTTTCATCGAAAATAACTTCTAAGTGCAGGTGCTAATTTCCACTATCCTCAAACTGTTAAGTTTTGGCATATACTTGAATCAGTGAAGGAGAGTCTTGtaaagttaaatattttcctttttcaaaccttaaaggtttcttttttttttttttttttttaagattttatttattcatgagacagagagagagaggcagagacacaggcagagggagaagcaggctccatgcagggagcccgatgtgggactcgatcctgggtttccaggatcacgccctgggctgaaggcagcactaaaccgctgagccaccagggctgcccaccttaAAGGTTTCTGTATAGCTCTTGCCTTCCATGGTGGCAGAACACTGACGCCTCTAGAGTTGTAAGTTAATGAGGGAATTAAATGAGAAGGGAGGAAAATGTTTTGGAGAAGAGACATATCAAAGCAGTTAGAATTTTATTTggtcactgtttttgttttattttgttttgtttttttttccccattatggAAGAAATAGCACTTTAACTATCTTAATAGAAAAACATGtagcgggcagcctgggtggctcggtggttcaGCGCTGCTTTCGGCCCaacgtgtgatcctggagacccaggatcgagtgccacgtcgggctccctgcatggaacctgcttctccctctgcctgtgtttctgcttctctctctctctctctctgtctctcatgaataaataaaatcttaaaaaaaaaaacaaaaacatttagcTTCAGGCCTACTAATTATGACACTTGTCCTTGTTGCATTCCATTTGTGTCCTTGAATACATGCACATCCTTTGATCATTATGTATTTTCTGTGTTAAAAGAGTCACATCATgtaatcacttttttttcctatttgttgcTACTTTACATAGTTTTCTTGACTTCACacaaaaacttttcctttttaatttctttaatctgAGATTCATGATAATAAGGCCTTTGATATGTTTTGCTGCATTGCTCTCCAAAAAGGGCTGAACCTTTTTACATTGCCAGCAATAAAATGGAAGGCACTGATGTTAAAGCAGGCGTTAAATATGATTGTTAAAAACTagttttctgggcagcctgggtggctcagtggtttagcgccgccttcagtccagggtgttatcctggagtcccgggatcgagtcccatgtcaggctccctgcatggtgcctgcttctccctcttcctgtgtctctgcctctctgtgtgtattacgaataaataaaatctttaaaaacaaaacaactagtTTCCTAGTTCAATATTATAAAATGGTCACGTGCATTTATCTTGTTAATGCATTGAaaaattttatgtgtgttttattAATGCTGTTAGTAAAAtgctgttttatcttttttggcAAAGTGAAgtgttcagtgttttttttttttttttttgaacgtAGATTTTCATCACTATTTTTTgagattcacttatttattttaaaaagagagtgtgAGGGTAGAGGGGTGCAGAGTTctatgtggggctctgtcccacagccctgagatcactacctgagccgaaaccaTGAATCGGACTGTGCCACCTACATGCCCCAGAACATAGGTTTCTAAAGATGTTTTGTTGCAAAGGCAATATAATAACAACGTGgctgtcattttctttcctttggtatATAGTTCTTAGCCTCTGTGAGACAGATCTCAGTATCCTGTTAACCAATTTCCATCACTAGC of Canis lupus baileyi chromosome 27, mCanLup2.hap1, whole genome shotgun sequence contains these proteins:
- the DRG1 gene encoding developmentally-regulated GTP-binding protein 1 translates to MSSTLAKIAEIEAEMARTQKNKATAHHLGLLKARLAKLRRELITPKGGGGGGPGEGFDVAKTGDARIGFVGFPSVGKSTLLSNLAGVYSEVAAYEFTTLTTVPGVIRYKGAKIQLLDLPGIIEGAKDGKGRGRQVIAVARTCNLILIVLDVLKPLGHKKIIENELEGFGIRLNSKPPNIGFKKKDKGGINLTATCPQSELDAETVKSILAEYKIHNADVTLRSDATADDLIDVVEGNRVYIPCIYVLNKIDQISIEELDIIYKVPHCVPISAHHRWNFDDLLEKIWDYLKLVRIYTKPKGQLPDYTSPVVLPYSRTTVEDFCMKIHKNLIKEFYHGALVWGLSVKHNPQKVGKDHTLEDEDVIQIVKK